The following proteins are co-located in the Pseudomonas sp. ATCC 13867 genome:
- a CDS encoding DUF4345 family protein, with protein sequence MLFARLVLLVQALVWGGLGLLYWIRPYEMANLSGMLLMEPSSVSDARVFYGGHQFALALFLVFALRRRLLVRPALILVILVQLTLTLSRLLIAWTEGGMAMDAQLAGVVYRGVISALSIFALYWLERQSRNRVTASPAKEPDEPEERRADFEGL encoded by the coding sequence ATGCTCTTCGCCCGTCTCGTCCTGCTGGTCCAGGCCCTGGTATGGGGCGGCCTGGGGCTGCTCTATTGGATTCGTCCCTACGAAATGGCCAACCTCAGCGGCATGCTGCTGATGGAGCCGTCCTCGGTGAGCGATGCCCGGGTGTTCTACGGCGGGCACCAGTTCGCCCTCGCGCTGTTCCTGGTGTTCGCCCTGCGTCGCCGCCTGCTGGTGCGCCCGGCGCTGATCCTGGTGATCCTGGTGCAGTTGACCCTGACCCTGTCGCGCCTGCTGATTGCCTGGACCGAAGGCGGGATGGCGATGGACGCCCAGTTGGCCGGTGTCGTCTATCGCGGGGTGATTTCCGCGCTGTCGATCTTCGCCCTCTACTGGCTGGAGCGGCAGTCGCGGAACCGGGTGACGGCCAGTCCGGCAAAGGAGCCCGATGAACCGGAGGAGCGGCGCGCGGACTTCGAAGGGCTCTGA
- a CDS encoding NCS2 family permease codes for MLEKLFQLKAHNTNVRTEILAGITTFLTMAYILFVNPSILGETGMDKGAIFVATCLAAAIGSAVMGLIANYPIALAPGMGLNAFFTYTVVLHMGHTWQVALGAVFLSACMFFVISIFRVREWIINSIPLALRSAIAAGIGLFLALIALKESGIVVANQATLVGMGDLAKPAPLLAILGFILIVALEARRVTGAVMIGILAVTFISIAIGVSQFGGVVSMPPSLAPTFLQLDIKGALDIGLFSVIFAFLFVDLFDNSGTLIGVAKRAGLMGKDGHMPKMGRALIADSSAAMVGSLLGTSTTTSYIESAAGVSAGGRTGLTAIVVAVLFLLALFFAPLAGNVPAFATAPALFFVAVLMASGLAEIDWDDLTVAAPVVVTALAMPLTFSIANGIAFGFITWTACKLLSGRFRELNPALVILSILFVIKLGWFNA; via the coding sequence ATGCTGGAAAAGCTGTTCCAACTCAAGGCGCACAATACCAACGTGCGCACCGAGATCCTGGCGGGTATCACCACCTTCCTGACGATGGCCTACATCCTCTTCGTCAACCCGAGCATCCTCGGCGAGACGGGCATGGACAAGGGTGCGATCTTCGTCGCCACCTGCCTGGCCGCCGCCATCGGTTCGGCGGTGATGGGCCTGATCGCCAACTACCCGATCGCCCTGGCGCCCGGCATGGGCCTGAACGCCTTCTTCACCTACACCGTGGTCCTGCACATGGGCCACACCTGGCAGGTGGCGCTCGGCGCGGTGTTTCTCTCCGCGTGCATGTTCTTCGTCATTTCGATCTTCCGTGTCCGCGAGTGGATCATCAACAGCATCCCGCTGGCGCTGCGCTCGGCGATCGCCGCCGGCATCGGCCTGTTCCTCGCGCTGATCGCGCTGAAGGAATCGGGCATCGTCGTCGCCAACCAGGCCACCCTGGTGGGCATGGGCGACCTGGCCAAGCCGGCGCCGCTGCTGGCGATCCTCGGCTTCATCCTGATCGTCGCCCTGGAAGCCCGTCGCGTGACCGGCGCGGTGATGATCGGCATCCTGGCGGTGACCTTCATCTCCATCGCCATCGGCGTCTCCCAGTTCGGTGGCGTGGTATCGATGCCGCCGTCGCTGGCGCCGACCTTCCTGCAGCTGGATATCAAGGGCGCGCTGGACATCGGCCTGTTCAGCGTGATCTTCGCCTTCCTCTTCGTCGACCTGTTCGACAACTCCGGCACCCTGATCGGCGTGGCCAAGCGCGCCGGCCTGATGGGCAAGGACGGGCACATGCCGAAGATGGGCCGTGCCCTGATCGCCGACAGCTCCGCCGCCATGGTCGGTTCGCTGCTGGGCACCTCCACCACCACCAGCTACATCGAGTCGGCGGCGGGCGTTTCCGCTGGCGGCCGCACCGGCCTGACCGCCATCGTGGTCGCCGTGCTGTTCCTGCTGGCGCTGTTCTTCGCCCCGCTGGCGGGCAACGTGCCGGCGTTCGCCACCGCACCGGCACTGTTCTTCGTCGCCGTGCTGATGGCTTCGGGCCTCGCCGAGATCGACTGGGACGACCTGACCGTCGCCGCTCCGGTGGTGGTGACCGCCCTGGCCATGCCGCTGACCTTCTCCATCGCCAACGGCATCGCCTTCGGCTTCATCACCTGGACCGCCTGCAAGCTGCTGTCCGGCCGCTTCCGCGAGCTGAACCCGGCGCTGGTCATCCTATCGATTCTGTTCGTGATCAAGCTGGGCTGGTTCAACGCTTGA
- a CDS encoding DUF4136 domain-containing protein produces MSRLILPLFCLLLAACAGSDPANISVSPAANGRQSTFFIQAVRAQGHREDLEDRFDLGVRRALEAKGYRYQERAGDLRVIYMLGLDNQTGVIQRPIATSAGVVTQTQIADSEQARLALRILDEASGEVLFQAQLARQLHDPSLSQQAFDDGIAQLLKDFPAHVGR; encoded by the coding sequence ATGTCCCGCCTGATCCTTCCCCTGTTCTGCCTGCTGCTGGCCGCCTGCGCCGGCAGCGATCCCGCCAACATCAGCGTCTCCCCCGCCGCCAACGGCCGGCAAAGCACCTTCTTCATCCAGGCCGTGCGCGCGCAGGGCCATCGCGAAGACCTCGAAGACCGCTTCGACCTGGGCGTACGCCGGGCGCTGGAAGCCAAGGGCTATCGCTATCAGGAGCGTGCGGGGGACCTGCGGGTGATCTACATGCTCGGGCTGGACAACCAGACGGGGGTGATCCAGCGGCCCATCGCGACCTCGGCCGGCGTGGTCACCCAGACGCAGATCGCCGACTCCGAACAGGCCCGGCTGGCCCTGCGGATTCTCGACGAAGCCTCAGGCGAAGTGCTGTTCCAGGCCCAGCTGGCGCGCCAGTTGCACGATCCGTCCCTGAGCCAGCAAGCATTCGACGATGGCATCGCCCAACTGCTGAAGGATTTCCCCGCGCACGTCGGACGCTGA
- a CDS encoding PhzF family phenazine biosynthesis protein, with translation MSPLQYWQLDVFAQQPLTGNGLAVFPDARGLAESTLQALTQELRQFESIFLFPSASLDTYSARIFTVDEELPFAGHPVLGAAALLHHLHQRGEEELWTLQLAAKDVKVATRRRGAGFHAEMNQGVADFGAVLDDEARRGFAEAFSLSVADLADYPAAVVSTGLPYLLLPVRAEALGRVRQRADLGVELAKLNAAFVFVLDVDNREGRTWDGAGIIEDVATGSAAGPVAAYLVELGKARRGEQFHLSQGRFAGRPSRLDVQVGQDDDVRVGGDVQLLARAELLHRLA, from the coding sequence ATGTCACCCCTTCAGTACTGGCAGCTCGACGTCTTCGCGCAGCAACCGCTGACCGGCAACGGCCTGGCGGTGTTCCCCGACGCACGCGGCCTGGCGGAGTCGACATTGCAGGCGCTGACGCAGGAGTTGCGCCAGTTCGAGTCGATCTTCCTGTTCCCCTCCGCCTCGCTGGATACCTACTCGGCGCGCATTTTCACCGTCGACGAGGAACTGCCCTTCGCCGGCCACCCGGTGCTGGGCGCCGCCGCGCTGCTGCACCACCTGCACCAGCGCGGCGAGGAAGAACTCTGGACCCTGCAACTGGCCGCCAAGGACGTGAAAGTCGCCACCCGCCGACGCGGCGCCGGCTTCCACGCCGAGATGAACCAGGGCGTGGCGGACTTCGGCGCCGTGCTGGACGACGAGGCGCGACGCGGGTTCGCCGAAGCCTTCTCGCTGTCCGTCGCCGACCTCGCCGACTATCCCGCCGCCGTGGTCAGCACCGGCCTGCCCTACCTGCTGCTGCCGGTGCGCGCCGAAGCGCTGGGGCGAGTCCGCCAGCGAGCGGACCTGGGCGTCGAACTGGCCAAGCTCAACGCCGCCTTCGTCTTCGTGCTGGATGTGGATAACCGCGAGGGTCGCACCTGGGATGGCGCCGGCATCATCGAGGACGTCGCCACCGGCAGCGCCGCCGGCCCCGTCGCCGCCTACCTGGTGGAGCTGGGCAAGGCCCGCCGCGGCGAACAGTTCCACCTTTCCCAGGGTCGCTTTGCCGGCCGTCCCAGCCGCCTCGACGTGCAGGTCGGCCAGGACGACGACGTCCGCGTCGGCGGCGACGTGCAACTGCTCGCCCGCGCCGAACTGCTGCACCGCCTGGCCTGA
- the alaC gene encoding alanine transaminase — protein MTEPRSARRFARIDRLPPYVFNITAELKMAARRRGEDIIDLSMGNPDGATPPHIVEKLCQVAQREDTHGYSTSRGIPRLRRAISHWYRDRYDVQIDPESEAIVTIGSKEGLAHLMLATLDHGDTILVPNPSYPIHIYGAVIAGAQVRSVPLVPGIDFFNELERAIRESIPKPKMMILGFPSNPTAQCVELDFFERVVDLAKRYDVLVVHDLAYADITFDGWKAPSIMQVPGAKDIAVEFFTLSKSYNMAGWRIGFMVGNPELVSALARIKSYHDYGTFTPLQVAAIAALEGDQQCVRDIAEQYQKRRDVLVKGLHEAGWMVENPKASMYIWAKIPEPYAHLGSLEFAKKLLKDAKVSVSPGIGFGDYGDDHVRFALIENRDRLRQAVRGIKAMFRADGLLPAKAD, from the coding sequence ATGACTGAACCCCGTTCAGCTCGTCGCTTTGCGCGCATCGATCGCCTGCCCCCCTACGTTTTCAACATCACCGCCGAACTGAAGATGGCCGCCCGCCGCCGTGGCGAGGACATCATCGACCTGTCCATGGGCAACCCGGACGGGGCCACGCCGCCGCACATCGTCGAAAAACTCTGCCAGGTCGCCCAGCGCGAAGACACCCACGGCTATTCCACCTCCCGTGGCATTCCCCGTCTGCGCCGCGCCATCTCGCATTGGTACCGTGACCGCTACGACGTGCAGATCGACCCGGAATCCGAGGCCATCGTCACCATCGGCTCCAAGGAAGGCCTGGCGCACCTGATGCTCGCTACCCTGGACCACGGCGACACCATCCTGGTGCCGAACCCCAGCTACCCGATCCACATCTACGGCGCGGTGATCGCCGGCGCCCAGGTGCGCTCGGTGCCGCTGGTGCCGGGGATCGACTTCTTCAACGAGCTGGAGCGGGCGATCCGCGAATCGATTCCCAAGCCGAAGATGATGATCCTCGGCTTCCCTTCCAACCCCACCGCGCAGTGCGTGGAGCTGGACTTCTTCGAGCGCGTGGTCGACCTCGCCAAGCGCTACGACGTGCTGGTGGTGCATGATCTGGCCTATGCGGACATCACCTTCGACGGCTGGAAGGCCCCGTCGATCATGCAGGTGCCCGGTGCCAAGGACATCGCGGTGGAGTTTTTCACCCTGTCCAAGAGCTACAACATGGCCGGCTGGCGCATCGGCTTCATGGTCGGCAACCCGGAGCTGGTCTCGGCCCTGGCGCGGATCAAGAGTTACCACGACTACGGCACCTTCACCCCGCTGCAGGTGGCGGCCATCGCCGCGCTGGAAGGCGACCAGCAGTGCGTGCGCGACATCGCCGAGCAGTACCAGAAGCGCCGCGACGTGCTGGTGAAGGGCCTGCACGAGGCCGGCTGGATGGTGGAGAACCCCAAGGCCTCCATGTACATCTGGGCGAAGATCCCCGAGCCCTACGCGCACCTGGGTTCGCTGGAGTTCGCCAAGAAGCTGCTCAAGGACGCCAAGGTCTCGGTGTCGCCGGGCATCGGCTTCGGCGACTACGGTGATGATCACGTGCGCTTCGCCCTGATCGAGAACCGCGACCGCCTGCGCCAGGCCGTGCGCGGGATTAAGGCGATGTTCCGCGCCGACGGCCTGTTGCCGGCGAAGGCGGACTAA
- a CDS encoding DUF411 domain-containing protein, with protein MRTLLLLTALVAGAAQAAEPPTIDVHRDANCSCCKDWIKHLENNGFTVKDHVEADMSAVKTRLGVPYSMGSCHTGVIDGKFVEGHVPAADVLKLRERADLVGAAAPGMPVGSPGMEMGDRHDAYQVLGLTKTGKREVLADYPAH; from the coding sequence ATGCGTACCCTGCTTCTGCTCACCGCCCTCGTCGCCGGCGCCGCCCAGGCCGCCGAACCGCCGACCATCGACGTTCATCGCGATGCCAACTGCAGTTGCTGCAAGGACTGGATCAAGCACCTGGAAAACAACGGATTCACCGTCAAGGATCACGTCGAAGCCGACATGAGCGCGGTGAAGACCCGTCTCGGCGTGCCCTACAGCATGGGCTCGTGCCACACCGGGGTGATCGACGGCAAGTTCGTCGAGGGCCACGTCCCGGCCGCCGACGTACTCAAACTGCGCGAGCGCGCGGATCTGGTCGGCGCCGCCGCGCCGGGCATGCCGGTGGGTTCGCCGGGCATGGAAATGGGCGACCGCCACGATGCCTACCAGGTGCTGGGCCTGACCAAGACCGGCAAGCGCGAAGTACTGGCGGATTATCCCGCCCACTGA
- a CDS encoding DUF1883 domain-containing protein: MKFVHQREHLNEGDLVVIECSMTCNIRLMTDAAFRSFKNGGRHVYHGGAFDRFPARIKVPSTGYWNVTIDTVTRRAISVTRKADFKYSIKFVRKSPSNYS, from the coding sequence ATGAAGTTCGTACATCAACGTGAACACCTGAACGAAGGCGACCTGGTCGTCATCGAGTGCTCCATGACCTGCAACATCCGCCTGATGACCGATGCCGCCTTCCGCAGCTTCAAGAATGGCGGTCGCCACGTCTACCACGGCGGTGCGTTCGACCGCTTCCCGGCCAGGATCAAGGTGCCCAGCACCGGCTACTGGAACGTCACCATCGACACCGTGACCCGCCGCGCCATCAGCGTGACGCGCAAGGCCGACTTCAAGTACAGCATCAAGTTCGTCCGCAAGTCGCCATCCAACTACAGTTGA
- a CDS encoding SecDF P1 head subdomain-containing protein codes for MKRSIPFLFASLLAACAGEPPTIPQHSFDVHTLAERPSASTRTLADPQGKAVLVTTQPTLTQHDVQQAQLASVADGKPAVQVQFTPDASLRLAHLTREAQGKALAVVIDGQLRLLPKVDHPLTDGRVLLQGFASQVEAETLVRRLNELRDVPVQPEQKSGGQP; via the coding sequence ATGAAACGCTCTATACCGTTCCTTTTCGCATCGCTGCTGGCCGCTTGTGCCGGCGAACCGCCGACCATCCCGCAGCACAGTTTCGATGTCCACACCCTGGCCGAGCGCCCCTCGGCCAGCACTCGCACCCTGGCCGACCCGCAGGGCAAGGCGGTGCTGGTGACGACCCAGCCGACCCTGACCCAGCACGACGTGCAGCAGGCCCAGCTGGCCAGCGTTGCCGACGGCAAGCCTGCCGTGCAGGTGCAGTTCACCCCCGACGCCAGCCTGCGCCTCGCGCACCTGACCCGAGAGGCGCAGGGCAAGGCGCTGGCGGTGGTGATCGACGGGCAGTTGCGCCTGTTGCCGAAGGTCGACCACCCGCTGACCGATGGCCGCGTGCTGCTCCAGGGCTTCGCCAGCCAGGTGGAGGCCGAGACGCTGGTGCGCCGGCTCAACGAACTGCGTGATGTGCCGGTGCAGCCGGAGCAGAAGTCCGGCGGACAGCCATAG
- the trmA gene encoding tRNA (uridine(54)-C5)-methyltransferase TrmA: protein MSSPRFDPSQYDSQLAEKAARLRELLAPFAAPEPEVFDSPREHYRLRAEFRLWREGEARHYAMFEQGDKHTPILIEEFPIASQRINELMPRLKAAWAEPTLGHKLFQVEFLTTLAGDAMITLCYHRPVDAAWQAAAEKLAAELGVSIVGRSRGKRLVVGRDYVSEELTVAGRTFRYRQPEGAFTQPNGEVCQKMLNWAYEALGQREDDLLELYCGNGNFTLPLATRVRKVLATEISKTSVNAALANLADNAVDNVTLVRLSAEELTQALNDVRPFRRLADVDLKSYAFGSVFVDPPRAGMDPDTCELTRRFDNILYISCNPETLAQNIAQLHDTHQVSRCALFDQFPYTHHMEAGVLLTRR from the coding sequence ATGAGCAGCCCGCGTTTCGATCCCTCCCAATACGACAGCCAACTGGCCGAAAAGGCCGCGCGCCTGCGCGAGCTGCTGGCGCCCTTCGCCGCGCCGGAGCCGGAGGTGTTCGATTCGCCCCGCGAGCATTACCGCCTGCGCGCCGAGTTCCGCCTGTGGCGCGAGGGCGAAGCCCGCCACTACGCGATGTTCGAGCAGGGCGACAAGCACACGCCGATCCTGATCGAGGAATTCCCCATCGCCAGCCAGCGCATCAACGAACTGATGCCGCGCCTGAAGGCTGCCTGGGCCGAGCCGACCCTGGGCCACAAGCTGTTCCAGGTGGAGTTCCTCACCACCCTGGCGGGCGACGCCATGATCACCCTGTGCTACCACCGCCCGGTGGACGCGGCCTGGCAGGCCGCCGCCGAGAAGCTGGCCGCCGAGCTGGGCGTGAGCATCGTCGGCCGCTCGCGCGGCAAGCGCCTGGTCGTCGGCCGTGACTACGTGAGCGAAGAACTGACCGTCGCCGGCCGCACCTTCCGCTACCGCCAGCCGGAGGGCGCCTTCACCCAGCCCAACGGCGAGGTCTGCCAGAAGATGCTCAACTGGGCGTACGAAGCCCTGGGCCAGCGCGAGGACGACCTGCTGGAGCTGTACTGCGGCAACGGCAACTTCACCCTGCCGCTGGCGACCCGCGTGCGCAAGGTGCTGGCCACCGAGATCAGCAAGACCTCGGTGAACGCCGCCCTGGCCAACCTGGCCGACAACGCCGTGGACAACGTCACCCTGGTACGCCTCTCCGCCGAGGAGCTGACCCAGGCGCTGAATGACGTACGCCCGTTCCGCCGTCTGGCCGACGTCGACCTGAAGTCCTACGCGTTCGGCAGCGTGTTCGTCGACCCGCCGCGCGCCGGCATGGACCCGGACACCTGCGAGCTGACCCGGCGCTTCGACAACATCCTGTACATCTCCTGCAACCCGGAGACCCTGGCGCAGAACATCGCCCAGCTGCACGACACCCACCAGGTGAGCCGCTGCGCGCTGTTCGACCAGTTCCCCTATACGCACCACATGGAAGCCGGCGTCCTGCTGACCCGACGCTGA
- the glyA gene encoding serine hydroxymethyltransferase has protein sequence MFSRDLTLARYDAELFAAMEQEAQRQEEHIELIASENYTSPAVMEAQGSVLTNKYAEGYPGKRYYGGCEYVDVVEQLAIDRAKQLFGADYANVQPHAGSQANAAVYLALLSAGDTILGMSLAHGGHLTHGASVSSSGKLYNAVQYGITDAGLIDYDEVERLAVEHKPKMIVAGFSAYSQVLDFARFRAIADKVGAYLFVDMAHVAGLVAAGVYPNPVPFADVVTTTTHKTLRGPRGGLILARKNEEIEKKLNSAVFPGAQGGPLEHVIAAKAVCFKEALQPEFKAYQQQVLKNAQTMASVFIERGFDVVSGGTQNHLFLLSLIKQDITGKDADAALGRAFITVNKNSVPNDPRSPFVTSGLRIGTPAVTTRGFKEAECRELAGWICDILTNMGDESVVDGVREKVKAICAKFPVYGA, from the coding sequence ATGTTCAGCCGTGATTTGACCCTCGCCCGCTACGATGCCGAACTCTTCGCCGCGATGGAGCAGGAAGCCCAGCGCCAGGAAGAGCACATCGAGCTCATCGCCTCCGAGAACTACACCAGCCCGGCGGTGATGGAAGCCCAGGGTTCGGTGCTGACCAACAAGTACGCCGAAGGCTACCCGGGCAAGCGCTACTACGGTGGTTGCGAGTACGTCGACGTTGTCGAGCAACTCGCCATCGACCGCGCCAAGCAACTGTTCGGCGCCGACTACGCCAACGTCCAGCCGCACGCCGGCTCCCAGGCCAACGCCGCCGTCTACCTGGCCCTGCTGTCGGCCGGTGACACCATCCTGGGCATGAGCCTGGCCCACGGCGGTCACCTGACCCACGGCGCCAGCGTCTCCTCCTCCGGCAAGCTGTACAACGCCGTTCAGTACGGCATCACCGACGCCGGCCTGATCGACTACGACGAAGTCGAGCGCCTGGCCGTCGAGCACAAGCCGAAGATGATCGTCGCCGGCTTCTCCGCCTACTCCCAGGTGCTGGACTTCGCCCGCTTCCGCGCCATCGCGGACAAGGTCGGTGCCTACCTGTTCGTCGACATGGCCCACGTGGCCGGTCTGGTCGCCGCTGGCGTCTACCCGAACCCGGTACCGTTCGCCGACGTGGTCACCACCACCACCCACAAGACCCTGCGCGGCCCGCGCGGCGGCCTGATCCTCGCTCGCAAGAACGAAGAGATCGAGAAGAAGCTGAACTCCGCCGTCTTCCCGGGCGCCCAGGGTGGCCCGCTGGAGCATGTGATCGCCGCCAAGGCCGTGTGCTTCAAGGAGGCCCTGCAGCCCGAGTTCAAGGCCTACCAGCAGCAGGTCCTGAAGAACGCCCAGACCATGGCCAGCGTGTTCATCGAGCGCGGCTTCGACGTGGTTTCCGGCGGTACCCAGAACCACCTGTTCCTGCTGTCCCTGATCAAGCAGGACATCACCGGTAAGGACGCCGACGCCGCCCTGGGTCGTGCCTTCATCACCGTGAACAAGAACAGCGTGCCGAACGATCCGCGTTCCCCGTTCGTCACCTCCGGCCTGCGCATCGGCACCCCCGCCGTGACCACCCGCGGCTTCAAGGAAGCCGAGTGCCGCGAGCTGGCCGGCTGGATCTGCGACATCCTGACCAACATGGGCGACGAGTCCGTGGTGGACGGCGTGCGCGAGAAGGTCAAGGCCATCTGCGCCAAGTTCCCGGTGTACGGCGCCTAA